One region of Trichoderma breve strain T069 chromosome 7 map unlocalized scaffold00007, whole genome shotgun sequence genomic DNA includes:
- a CDS encoding peptidase dimerization domain-containing protein — MHWASASAVVFPALLALCAGQQQQPISEVGHSGSSATSQHTSASDAPSYRDKLLQLLESLVSIPSVSGKENEVGQFLVDYLEQEQYHVAIQFVAPPKDKPDVPDRFNVLAWRGERKPNYKALVTSHIDTVPPHIPWDIEGGEISKHTIIKGRGTTDAKGSVATQILAVNELLSTNKNVNPEDIILLFVVGEETTGDGMKTFSASLEHMNPPLSFDSAIFGEPTENKLACGHKGALFCTVVAKGKDAHSGYPEMGKSANELMIRAMNKIYDTDLGASPLFGNTTFNAGRFDGGVASNVIPARAFVDLAARVASGSEKEGHKEVQKKILDILTEVDDEAFTFECTHGYGPYESNCDVEDFDQIVVNYGTDIPNLDGDYVRYLYGPGSILVAHGDHEYITVGDLEQAVEDYQKLILHALNQ; from the exons atgcaTTGGGCTTCAGCTTCCGCAGTCGTGTTTCCGGCGCTATTGGCGCTCTGTGCAggccagcaacagcagccgatTTCCGAGGTCGGCCACTCAGGCTCATCAGCAACTTCGCAGCATACCAGCGCATCAGACGCTCCGTCTTACCGggacaagctgctgcagctgctcgaGTCGTTGGTTTCTATCCCGTCCGTCAGTGGCAAAGAAAATGAGGTTGGCCAATTCCTCGTCGACTATCTAGAACAAGAACAATACCATGTGGCCATCCAATTCGTCGCCCCGCCCAAGGACAAACCAGATGTGCCCGACAGATTCAACGTCTTGGCCTGGCGcggagagagaaagcccAACTACAAGGCATTGGTGACGAGCCACATTGACACGGTTCCTCCTCATATTCCCTGGGACATTGAGGGCGGCGAAATCTCAAAGCACACAATCATCAAGGGCCGCGGCACCACGGACGCCAAAGGCAGTGTTGCGACTCAGATCTTGGCGGTGAACGAATTGCTCTCCACAAACAAGAATGTCAACCCGGAAGACATCATCCTGCTCTTTGTTGTTGGAGAGGAAACAACCGGCGATGGAATGAAGACCTTTAGCGCTTCGCTCGAGCATATGAACCCGCCTCTAAGTTTTGACTCTGCTATTTTTGGCGAGCCTACGGAGAACAAGCTGGCGTGTGGCCACAAGGGCGCCCTCTTCTGCACTGTCGTGGCCAAGGGGAAGGACGCTCACAGCGGCTATCCAGAAATGGGCAAGTCGGCCAACGAGCTGATGATTCGAGCCATGAACAAGATATACGATACGGATCTCGGCGCCAGCCCTCTCTTTGGTAACACGACGTTCAATGCTGGCCGATTTGATGGCGGCGTTGCTTCCAACGTGATTCCTGCCAGGGCTTTTGTGGACTTGGCTGCCCGCGTTGCCAGTGGCTCCGAGAAAGAGGGCCACAAGGAAGTGCAGAAAAAAATTTTGGATATCTTGACTGAAGTCGATGATGAGGCGTTCACTTTTGAGTGTACTCATGGATATGGACCTTATGAAAGTAACTGTGATGTGGAAG ATTTTGACCAAATTGTTGTCAATTACGGCACGGACATTCCTAATCTCGATGGTGACTACGTCCGATACTTGTATGGGCCAGGCAGTATCCTCGTTGCTCACGGTGATCACGAATACATCACTGTTGGCGACCTAGAGCAGGCGGTTGAAGACTACCAGAAGCTGATTCTCCACGCACTGAACCAATGA